One part of the Acidimicrobiales bacterium genome encodes these proteins:
- a CDS encoding class I SAM-dependent methyltransferase, with the protein MRHGAEIDLPNPDTSHALLVELTGPDRRVLDVGCGAGHLGRALKARGCRVAGVEIDEAAAEAAAEVLDEVLIGDVDELDLVRHFGKESFDVVVFGDVLDRVADPVATLRRVRPLLVDTGAVVASIPNVAHGAVRLALLKGRFDYRPLGLLDATRVRFFTRGSVYETFREAGLVPVDVRRTTAGVFDTDIDVRREEFDEGVVDAVEGDP; encoded by the coding sequence ATGAGACACGGGGCCGAGATCGACCTCCCCAACCCGGACACGAGCCATGCCCTCCTCGTCGAGCTGACCGGGCCGGACCGTCGCGTGCTGGACGTCGGCTGCGGCGCCGGCCATCTGGGCCGCGCCCTGAAGGCCCGGGGCTGCCGGGTCGCCGGCGTGGAGATCGACGAGGCGGCCGCCGAGGCGGCCGCCGAGGTCCTCGACGAGGTGCTCATCGGTGACGTGGACGAGCTCGACCTGGTCCGCCATTTCGGCAAGGAGAGCTTCGACGTCGTGGTGTTCGGCGACGTCCTGGACCGCGTCGCCGACCCCGTCGCGACCCTGCGGAGGGTGCGCCCGCTTCTCGTCGACACGGGGGCGGTCGTGGCCTCCATCCCCAACGTCGCCCACGGCGCGGTGCGCCTCGCTCTGCTGAAGGGGCGATTCGACTACCGGCCGCTCGGCCTGCTGGACGCCACCCGCGTGCGCTTCTTCACGCGGGGCTCGGTGTACGAGACCTTCCGGGAGGCCGGCCTGGTCCCGGTGGACGTGCGCCGCACGACGGCCGGGGTGTTCGACACCGACATCGACGTCCGCCGGGAGGAGTTCGACGAGGGCGTCGTCGACGCCGTCGAGGGCGACCCCG